Proteins from a genomic interval of Periophthalmus magnuspinnatus isolate fPerMag1 chromosome 11, fPerMag1.2.pri, whole genome shotgun sequence:
- the lrrc69 gene encoding leucine-rich repeat-containing protein 69: protein MAESVFRACRVRATSLKMSSRNLKEVPPDVCMLPHLSVLLLNNNHICTLPVELLRLPHLTELNLGNNTFKEIPAVVSHLERLKKLYLYSNHISTVSSEVIGPLKKLCVLNLNHNHIQRLPSEIKSLTKLHCLSLAHNKLENIPAELGHLIELTEVNFTNNCLSTLPQEIYHCKLLTKMYLARNQLSSLPEGIRALTKLQVLDVAGNKLSMFPAEFHHLRLMELYCEENKLVRCNPMPSVMGKEILSLKELVARFILHEDRNKSSLVHKTLPYYPNLITLLAKGSYCTLCLEPILFTWLECVHFVNLRKVMKMKKSLTVPVRALLCSYKCFSTAGHAYYGVAST from the exons ATGGCCGAGTCTGTGTTCAGAGCCTGTCGTGTTAGGGCAACTTCTTTGAAAATGAGCTCCAGAAACCTAAAGGAGGTGCCCCCGGATGTGTGTATGTTGCCACATCTTTCTGTTTTGCTGCTGAATAATAACCACATCTGCACTTTGCCTGTGGAGTTGCTCCGTCTGCCACAC CTGACTGAGCTGAATTTGGGAAATAATACCTTTAAGGAGATCCCTGCTGTTGTGAGCCATCTGGAGAGGCTGAAAAAACTCTATCTGTACAGCAACCACATCAGCACAGTGTCATCTGAGGTGATAG GTCCTTTGAAAAAACTCTGTGTGCTCAATTTAAACCACAACCACATTCAAAGGCTTCCGTCGGAAATCAAAAG TCTAACAAAGCTCCATTGCCTCAGTCTGGCACACAATAAACTGGAAAACATCCCTGCAGAGCTGGGTCATCTCATTGAACTCACTGAGGTCAACTTCACAAACAACTGTTTGTCTACCCTACCACAAGAGATCTACCACTGTAAACTACTGACCAAGATGTATTTAGCCAGGAACCAACTCAGCAGCCTCCCTGAA GGGATTCGAGCACTGACCAAACTGCAGGTCTTGGATGTCGCTGGAAATAAGTTGTCCATGTTCCCTGCAGAG TTTCACCATCTGCGCCTAATGGAGCTCTACTGTGAAGAAAATAAGTTAGTTCGGTGCAACCCAATGCCCTCAGTGATGGGAAAGGAGATACTCTCTTTAAAG GAGTTGGTTGCCAGGTTTATTCTACATGAGGACAGAAATAAGTCCTCTCTGGTCCATAAGACACTTCCTTACTACCCAAACCTCATCACCCTGCTGGCCAAAGGCAGTTACTGCACACTGTGTCTGGAGCCCATCCTCTTTACATGGTTGGAGTGTGTGCATTTTGTCAACCTCCGGAAG gtgatgaagatgaagaagtCACTGACTGTTCCAGTGAGGGCCCTTCTCTGCTCCTACAAGTGCTTCAGCACTGCAGGGCACGCTTACTATGGTGTGGCTTCAACATGA
- the otud6b gene encoding deubiquitinase OTUD6B yields MAEGSVDSPGELIAKQHRKEKKELQAKIQSIKNAVPKNDKKRRKQMTEEIAKLEADLNQKQEEELKQLKSPDIKVEQITNEVETLTVDSEQQEESKQHRVTKAQKRRDKKAAQEKERECRIAEAEVENLLGERHQEGLKLSQKLAQQQLQIKEISSDGHCMYRAIEDQLAQKSLPGGAMNVKELRCRTAEHMRSNMDDFWPFLTNPNTGDLFTTEEFEKYCSDVEHTSAWGGQLELRALSHILQLPIEVVQADSKTIKIGEEYNGEPITLVYMRHAYGLGEHYNSVEKLKEPVEDT; encoded by the exons ATGGCGGAGGGCAGTGTGGATTCTCCAGGGGAGCTGATAGCAAAACAACATCGCAAGGAAAAGAAAGAATTACAAG CAAAAATACAAAGCATAAAAAATGCCGTCCCTAAAAATGACAAGAAACGGAGAAAACAGATGACTGAAGAGATTGCAAAGTTGGAAGCTGATCTGAACCAGAAACAGGAAGAAGAGCTCAAGCAACTCAAGTCTCCTGACATAAAA GTGGAACAGATTACTAATGAAGTTGAGACATTGACAGTGGACAGTGAACAACAAGAAGAATCCAAACAACATCGCGTAACCAAGGCCCAGAAGAGACGG GACAAGAAGGCTGCccaagagaaggagagagaatgcAGAATAGCAGAAGCCGAGGTAGAGAACCTTTTGGGAGAGAGGCACCAGGAAGGCTTGAAGCTTTCACAGAAACTGGctcagcaacagttacagatcAAAGAGATTTCCTCTGATGGTCACTGCATGTACCGAGCCATTGAAGATCAACTGGCACAGAAATCATTG CCTGGGGGAGCCATGAATGTAAAGGAACTGCGATGTCGTACTGCTGAACACATGAGAAGCAACATGGATGACTTCTGGCCGTTCCTTACCAACCCCAACACTGGTGATTTGTTCACAACAG aggaaTTTGAAAAATATTGCAGTGATGTGGAGCATACATCTGCTTGGGGAGGTCAGCTAGAG CTGCGGGCTCTGAGTCATATTCTTCAGTTACCAATAGAAGTTGTCCAGGCAGAttctaaaactataaaaattgGAGAAGAGTACAATGGCGAACCTATAACCCTTGt CTACATGCGCCATGCTTATGGACTGGGCGAGCACTATAATTCTGTGGAGAAGCTTAAGGAACCTGTAGAGGACACCTGa